One Helicobacter cetorum MIT 00-7128 DNA window includes the following coding sequences:
- the trpE gene encoding anthranilate synthase component I, with protein sequence MISLIEQIPYVAYPLALYEKLEQNNTLLFESAEIESKTNTKSLLMAKACLKLICNHNAVIITSLTPNGYAFLKNLSAFFKTPIQNNTLTLIYPQVRKAQDEFSKLFEPSPFDALRGLFKSISTKHKHPFALFCAGLFSFEMLNFFEDLPKLQTQDNTANDFIFYVAQNLIIIDHKEKTTEILGACFDKHLKIEIEKELQTLKILANSIQQDFMPKKLKQNTEISTNCSDSEFEKKVLFLQEEIKKGEIFQAVLSRSFYMECKEPLSAYYHLKLANPSPYMFYIKDSDFILFGASPESALKYNALTNTAEIYPIAGTRLRGKDTNGNIDYDLDSKMEFDLQHDYKERAEHIMLVDLARNDMARISQKRYCDKLLKVDKYSNVMHLVSCVVGELKKSCDSLHAYRSFMNAGTLSGAPKISAIKLIYQLENQRRGSYGGSVGYLNNEGSMDSCITIRSCLVKNHRAVIQAGAGVVLDSNPKSEADETRAKAQALIFAIRKTSL encoded by the coding sequence ATGATTAGTCTAATAGAACAAATCCCTTATGTTGCTTACCCCCTAGCTCTTTATGAGAAATTAGAGCAAAATAACACCCTTTTGTTTGAGAGTGCCGAAATTGAGAGCAAAACCAATACTAAATCTTTGCTTATGGCTAAAGCTTGCTTGAAACTTATCTGTAATCATAACGCCGTAATAATCACTAGCCTTACGCCTAATGGCTATGCATTTTTAAAAAACCTAAGCGCATTTTTCAAAACCCCTATTCAAAATAACACTTTAACCTTAATCTACCCACAAGTTAGAAAAGCACAAGATGAGTTTTCTAAACTCTTTGAACCTAGCCCTTTTGATGCCCTAAGGGGGCTTTTTAAAAGCATTAGCACCAAGCACAAACACCCTTTTGCACTCTTTTGTGCCGGATTGTTTTCTTTTGAAATGCTGAATTTTTTTGAAGATTTGCCCAAGCTACAAACACAGGATAACACAGCCAATGACTTTATCTTCTATGTGGCGCAAAATTTAATCATCATAGACCATAAAGAAAAAACCACCGAGATTTTAGGGGCGTGTTTTGATAAACACCTTAAAATAGAGATAGAAAAAGAATTACAAACTTTAAAAATTCTAGCTAATAGCATACAACAAGATTTTATGCCAAAAAAACTCAAGCAAAATACAGAAATTAGCACTAATTGTAGCGATAGCGAGTTTGAAAAAAAGGTGCTGTTTTTACAAGAAGAAATCAAAAAAGGCGAGATTTTTCAAGCGGTATTATCACGAAGTTTTTATATGGAATGCAAAGAGCCTTTGAGCGCGTATTATCATTTAAAGCTTGCTAATCCTAGCCCCTATATGTTCTATATAAAAGATAGCGATTTTATCCTTTTTGGAGCCAGCCCTGAGAGCGCTTTAAAATACAACGCCTTAACCAACACGGCTGAGATTTATCCCATTGCAGGCACTCGCTTAAGGGGTAAGGATACAAATGGCAACATTGATTATGATTTGGATAGCAAAATGGAATTTGATTTGCAACACGATTATAAAGAAAGGGCTGAACATATCATGCTAGTGGATTTAGCACGAAATGACATGGCTAGAATTTCACAAAAACGCTATTGTGATAAACTCTTAAAAGTGGATAAATACTCCAATGTCATGCATTTAGTTTCTTGCGTAGTGGGGGAATTAAAAAAGTCTTGTGATAGTTTGCATGCTTATAGAAGTTTTATGAATGCAGGCACGCTTAGTGGAGCACCAAAAATTTCTGCTATAAAACTCATCTATCAACTTGAAAATCAAAGAAGAGGGTCTTATGGGGGGAGTGTGGGTTATTTAAATAACGAAGGCTCCATGGATTCTTGTATTACTATTCGCTCATGTCTTGTTAAAAATCATAGAGCTGTGATACAAGCGGGAGCTGGAGTGGTGCTAGATAGCAATCCTAAAAGTGAAGCTGACGAAACAAGGGCTAAAGCGCAAGCACTAATTTTTGCCATTAGGAAAACAAGCTTATGA